In a genomic window of Magnolia sinica isolate HGM2019 chromosome 16, MsV1, whole genome shotgun sequence:
- the LOC131229830 gene encoding protein STRUBBELIG-RECEPTOR FAMILY 8-like, which produces MAKQHTMLLLFALLFWTVLFSETSAITDPLHVTALQGLYISLNFPPQLTGWYFVGGDPCGESWKGIKCSGDAIHSIKISGLQLTGTMGFELANLGSLEELDVSNNSIHGIIPLFFPPRVTHINLAFNQLSQNIPFSLASLKSLRYLNLSHNSLSGSLGDIFTGLKNLKQMDLSHNSFTGNLPISFVTLTSLTALDLQNNLFTGSVNFLAGLPLSYLNIRNNYFSGVVPKQFELISNLSIEGNIFSTNNVNPPPNITPENRPSSQSISNSTSTKNDSHDQKTLGRWSMIGVTAFLVTCVAAYVIVHIHISCKCPLDWLECCFRSLLSLLNSLPNGAPTESPEQLSVDCYSLASPRPLLTIHKDRSKTFHERIKHTKRNETPMTAILYNMTELQAATNNFSEDNLLGMGTFGPIYKGMFPDGQILAVNIIEMAPLSLFEEDLFLDVISSVSHLRHPNMASLLGYCVEHGQYFLVYAYVGNVSLVVALHSTQDTGKTLTWNDRLRISIGVACALKYLHCTCVPPIAHGDVTAANIFLDQKLVPHLHNCGLVNLRPLIRIELEAYETATDSLGYTAPEFRQPGFDIDMTKCDTYGFGVLLLELLTGKKPYDSSKAGDRQFLVKRAGSCLHDFESLNSMVDAAIKGQCASKSLSRFADVISYCIQPQPEFRPPMSQVSEMLVSVLHQTESSGHD; this is translated from the exons ATGGCCAAACAGCACACTATGTTGCTTCTCTTTGCACTTCTATTCTGGACAGTACTGTTTTCTGAAACATCTGCAATCACAGATCCTTTGCATG TCACAGCTCTGCAGGGCCTTTACATCTCCCTGAACTTCCCACCCCAACTCACTGGATGGTATTTTGTTGGTGGTGACCCCTGTGGAGAAAGCTGGAAAGGAATCAAATGCTCTGGAGATGCCATTCATTCCAT AAAAATTTCTGGGCTACAACTCACTGGAACGATGGGTTTTGAGCTTGCTAACCTTGGATCACTTGAGGAACT GGATGTCAGTAACAATAGCATCCACGGAATAATTCCTTTATTTTTTCCCCCCAGGGTAACCCATAT AAACCTGGCATTCAATCAGCTGAGTCAGAATATTCCATTCTCCTTAGCTTCCTTGAAATCTCTCCGTTATTT GAATCTGAGTCACAATTCCCTCTCTGGTTCCCTTGGGGACATATTTACTGGTCTGAAGAATCTAAAACAAAT GGATTTATCCCACAACAGTTTCACAGGAAATCTGCCCATTTCATTTGTTACCTTGACGAGTCTTACTGCTCT TGACCTGCAGAACAACCTATTTACTGGATCAGTTAACTTCCTGGCGGGTCTCCCTCTATCATACCT TAACATTCGAAACAACTACTTCAGCGGTGTTGTTCCTAAGCAATTTGAACTCATTTCAAATCTCAG TATTGAGGGAAATATATTTTCGACCAACAATGTCAATCCACCACCAAATATCACTCCTGAAAATAGGCCGAGCAGTCAGAGCATCAGTAATTCCACATCAACTAAGAATGATAGCCATGATCAGAAAACGTTGGGGCGTTGGTCAATGATTGGGGTAACAGCATTCCTAGTAACCTGTGTAGCAGCTTATGTCATAGTACACATCCATATATCCTGCAAATGTCCGCTCGACTGGCTAGAGTGCTGCTTCAGGTCTCTGCTCTCTCTTCTGAACAGTCTGCCTAATGGTG CACCAACAGAGAGTCCAGAGCAGTTGTCTGTTGATTGTTATTCTCTGGCCAGTCCAAGGCCTCTGCTCACCATTCATAAAGACAGATCTAAAACATTCCATGAAAGGATAAAACACACAAAAAGAAATGAAACCCCGATGACTGCGATATTATACAACATGACAGAACTGCAAGCTGCTACAAACAACTTCAGTGAAGACAACCTCCTCGGAATGGGTACCTTTGGTCCCATCTACAAAGGCATGTTCCCTGATGGCCAG ATTTTGGCTGTGAATATTATTGAGATGGCGCCGCTGTCCCTATTTGAAGAAGACCTATTTCTGGATGTAATTAGCAGTGTATCTCATTTAAGGCATCCAAACATGGCAAGCCTTTTAGGCTACTGTGTGGAGCATGGGCAGTACTTCCTCGTCTACGCCTATGTCGGGAACGTGTCTCTTGTTGTTGCCCTGCATAGTACTCAAGACACTGGCAAGACTCTTACATGGAATGATCGCTTGAGGATTTCTATCGGTGTAGCCTGTGCTCTCAA GTATTTGCACTGTACATGTGTACCTCCTATTGCACATGGAGATGTAACGGCTGCCAATATCTTCCTTGATCAAAAGCTTGTTCCCCATCTCCACAACTGTGGGTTGGTCAATCTGAGGCCCCTCATTCGAATTGAGTTGGAG GCTTATGAAACAGCAACCGATTCCTTGGGTTACACAGCTCCTGAATTTCGACAGCCTGGATTTGATATCGATATGACAAAGTGTGACACTTATGGATTTGGAGTATTGCTACTGGAGCTCCTGACTGGAAAGAAACCATATGACAG TTCGAAGGCAGGAGATCGACAGTTTTTGGTGAAGCGGGCTGGTAGCTGCTTACATGACTTTGAATCTCTTAACAGCATGGTCGATGCTGCAATCAAGGGCCAATGCGCCTCGAAGTCTTTATCCCGATTCGCGGATGTCATCAGCTATTGTATTCAG CCCCAGCCGGAATTCAGACCTCCAATGTCTCAGGTTTCTGAAATGCTGGTTTCTGTGCTTCACCAAACGGAATCCAGTGGACATGACTGA